One stretch of Epinephelus lanceolatus isolate andai-2023 chromosome 15, ASM4190304v1, whole genome shotgun sequence DNA includes these proteins:
- the egln3 gene encoding prolyl hydroxylase EGLN3: MPFIEHVSDADLECLALERIVPALLAQGFCYVDGVLGELAGGVVLEQVKDMHRSGALQDGKLAGSARGVHQRRIRGDKIAWVSGAERGCEAINFLLNLIDKLISVCASRLGCKKIRERSKAMVACYPGNGAGYVKHVDNPNHDGRCITCIYYLNKNWDAKEHGGILRIFPEGKPYVADIKPLFDRLLLFWSDRRNPHEVQPSYATRYAITVWYFDSEERAEAKKRFRDSTARQQESSSG, encoded by the exons ATGCCTTTCATCGAGCACGTCTCGGACGCGGACCTGGAGTGTTTGGCGCTGGAGCGGATCGTCCCGGCGCTGCTGGCGCAAGGCTTCTGCTACGTGGACGGTGTCCTCGGGGAGCTGGCCGGCGGCGTCGTGCTGGAGCAGGTGAAGGACATGCACCGCTCCGGAGCGCTGCAGGACGGCAAGCTGGCCGGCTCCGCCCGGGGCGTCCACCAGAGGAGAATCCGCGGGGATAAGATCGCCTGGGTGAGCGGGGCCGAGCGCGGCTGCGAGGCGATCAACTTCCTGCTCAACCTCATCGATAAACTCATCTCCGTGTGCGCGAGCCGGCTCGGGTGCAAGAAGATCCGGGAGAGGTCCAAG gCCATGGTGGCGTGTTACCCAGGAAACGGGGCAGGTTACGTCAAACACGTGGACAACCCAAACCACGACGGACGCTGCATCACCTGCATCTACTACCTCAACAAGAACTGGGACGCCAAG GAGCACGGCGGCATCCTCAGGATCTTTCCAGAGGGGAAACCTTATGTTGCCGACATCAAGCCGCTGTTTGACCGGCTGCTCCTGTTTTGGTCCGACCGCAGGAACCCACATGAGGTGCAGCCTTCGTACGCCACCAG GTACGCCATCACAGTTTGGTATTTTGACTCTGAGGAGAGAGCCGAGGCTAAGAAACGCTTCAGAGACTCGAcag CTCGGCAGCAGGAGAGCAGCTCTGGCTGA